The following coding sequences lie in one Treponema socranskii subsp. buccale genomic window:
- a CDS encoding Trp family transcriptional regulator yields MSTQAVKKTKKGAAQKALEESFLELCRLIAETDDERFIRDFFGCLFTPAERKDFANRWLLVKEIDKGTTQREIARRFGMSLCKITRGSRELHKDGSAFRRMLEKLKSE; encoded by the coding sequence ATGAGCACACAGGCAGTGAAAAAAACAAAAAAAGGCGCGGCACAAAAAGCGCTCGAAGAAAGTTTTCTGGAGCTCTGCCGCCTCATCGCCGAAACGGACGACGAGCGCTTTATCCGCGATTTTTTCGGCTGTCTTTTTACGCCTGCGGAACGGAAGGATTTTGCAAACAGGTGGCTCCTCGTCAAAGAAATCGACAAGGGCACGACGCAGCGGGAAATCGCAAGAAGATTCGGTATGTCGCTGTGCAAAATCACGCGGGGATCGCGCGAACTGCACAAAGACGGAAGCGCGTTCCGCCGCATGCTCGAAAAATTAAAAAGCGAATAA
- a CDS encoding oligopeptide/dipeptide ABC transporter ATP-binding protein → MSGAIIEVRHLSKTFSFEAGFFARGERTVYAVNDVSFSIQRGSTYGLVGESGCGKTTTARLLVGMYSPTSGEIRYAPEAGEARNIASYTKSEMRAYREKVKYIFQDPARSLNPRMNVFEIITSPLRYSSEWRGKDDAKERAVKIIKEVGMSEADLFRRPSEFSGGQRQRISIARALIMEPEALICDEVISALDVSIQGQIINLLDDLRKTRSLSFLFITHDLKAASYFCDVIGVMYRGILVEEAPAADLYETKLHPYTKLLFDGALGKEAASNAEVKTTLEAEKGCPFAYRCPHAEKACCQALPELTKTESGHRVRCLLVQ, encoded by the coding sequence ATGAGCGGCGCGATAATCGAAGTACGGCATCTTTCTAAAACGTTCAGCTTCGAAGCGGGATTTTTTGCGCGCGGAGAGCGGACGGTGTACGCGGTAAACGACGTATCCTTTTCGATACAACGAGGATCGACATACGGATTGGTCGGAGAATCGGGCTGCGGCAAAACGACGACGGCACGTCTTTTGGTCGGCATGTACTCACCGACATCGGGGGAAATACGCTATGCGCCGGAAGCGGGAGAAGCGCGGAACATCGCATCGTACACGAAAAGCGAAATGCGCGCTTACCGCGAAAAAGTAAAATATATTTTTCAGGATCCCGCACGTTCGCTCAATCCGCGCATGAACGTTTTTGAAATTATAACTTCTCCGCTTCGCTATTCGTCCGAATGGCGCGGAAAAGACGACGCAAAAGAAAGGGCGGTAAAAATTATTAAAGAAGTCGGCATGAGCGAAGCAGACCTTTTCCGCCGTCCGTCGGAATTTTCAGGCGGACAGCGGCAGCGCATTTCGATTGCGCGCGCACTTATCATGGAGCCCGAAGCGCTCATCTGCGACGAAGTGATTTCGGCGCTCGACGTTTCGATTCAGGGACAGATCATCAATCTGCTCGACGATCTTCGAAAAACGCGGAGTTTAAGTTTTTTATTCATCACGCACGATTTGAAAGCCGCTTCTTATTTTTGCGATGTGATCGGCGTCATGTACCGCGGCATCCTCGTCGAAGAAGCCCCTGCCGCCGATCTGTACGAAACGAAATTGCATCCGTATACGAAGCTTTTGTTCGACGGCGCGCTCGGAAAAGAAGCGGCATCGAACGCGGAAGTAAAGACGACGCTCGAAGCCGAAAAGGGCTGCCCCTTTGCGTACCGCTGTCCTCATGCGGAAAAGGCGTGCTGCCAAGCGCTTCCCGAATTGACGAAAACGGAAAGCGGTCACCGCGTGCGCTGCCTCCTCGTACAATAG
- a CDS encoding dipeptide/oligopeptide/nickel ABC transporter permease/ATP-binding protein — translation MKKFINFLKTKRIAFASLIVIAILYIVMLFAEFVAPYPASMSFGRDTFHPANLRITKRGIAAQECRVLDPVSWKYARVKGKYRRVTFFVKGEPYKLLGLIPCSRHLFGTIPDEKGELYPVFILGADNLGRDLFSRIVYGSRISLTIGFAASAVSLLLAVLLGGLAGFYGGAADWSLMRLAEFFMLIPSLYLILFLRSLLHTQTDSGTSYALITLILAFVGWPSSARTIRGMVHAIKREDFILDARLEGIPPAVIIFGHIIPQTASLLIVSVALSVPGFIMSETTLSYLGLGISDPAVSWGSLINRNISTLSNLQNYPWLLAPVLLLLTVTLAFNFLGDALRDYFDPYHAVFAGKKFRRKKAQAFGEIGHTAPSAFDIGAADDAESAPDVHSAHEGEDGGAPDVHSAYPAARNFLSVENLSVTFTVFREGKRIDVYAVRGVSFSMQRGEVLGIVGESGSGKSVTVSAIPDLLPQNTFRSGRVYFEGTELSALGEKEMRAFRGKKIGMIFQEPALSFDPLQTVGSVFFEALRTIDKSCTKDAAYEKAEALLKEVGLPDPRKRLASYPHQFSGGQLQRIGIALALAQGCELLIADEPTTALDVTIQAQIVSLLVRLQKEKGLSVIFISHNIDVVSRIADRIIVMYGGKVMEEGSAESIVRSPRHPYTKALLASSANFGMHYTKERMKSIPGKVCDPSCPERGCPFAPRCAFVRSSCATDGRSCPEMKIDGGAKK, via the coding sequence ATGAAAAAATTTATTAATTTTTTAAAGACGAAACGCATCGCATTCGCTTCGCTTATCGTCATTGCAATTTTATATATCGTAATGCTCTTTGCGGAATTCGTTGCGCCCTATCCCGCATCGATGAGCTTCGGCCGCGATACCTTTCATCCTGCGAATCTCCGCATAACGAAACGGGGAATCGCAGCTCAGGAATGCCGCGTCCTCGATCCCGTTTCGTGGAAATACGCGCGCGTCAAAGGAAAGTACCGAAGGGTAACGTTTTTTGTAAAAGGCGAACCCTACAAATTGCTCGGGCTTATCCCGTGCAGCCGACACCTTTTCGGCACGATCCCCGACGAAAAGGGTGAACTCTATCCCGTCTTTATCCTCGGCGCCGACAACCTCGGCCGCGATCTTTTTTCGCGCATCGTCTACGGAAGCCGCATTTCCCTTACGATAGGTTTTGCCGCATCCGCCGTTTCGCTCCTGCTCGCCGTCCTTTTGGGCGGGCTTGCGGGCTTTTACGGAGGAGCTGCGGACTGGAGTCTCATGCGCCTTGCGGAATTTTTTATGCTCATTCCGAGCCTGTATCTCATTTTATTTTTGCGCTCGCTTTTGCACACGCAGACGGACAGCGGTACTTCTTACGCGCTCATCACGCTGATCCTCGCTTTCGTCGGCTGGCCGTCGAGCGCCCGAACGATACGCGGCATGGTGCATGCGATAAAGCGTGAAGACTTTATTCTCGACGCGCGTCTTGAGGGAATCCCGCCGGCAGTTATCATCTTCGGCCACATCATACCGCAGACGGCGAGCCTTCTTATCGTAAGCGTTGCGCTCAGCGTACCGGGCTTTATCATGAGCGAAACGACGCTTTCGTATCTCGGATTGGGTATCAGCGATCCTGCCGTCAGTTGGGGCTCTCTCATCAACCGCAATATTTCAACGCTTTCGAATCTGCAAAATTATCCGTGGCTGCTCGCTCCGGTGCTTTTGCTTTTGACCGTAACGCTCGCGTTCAATTTTTTAGGCGACGCGCTCCGCGATTACTTCGATCCGTATCACGCGGTTTTCGCCGGAAAAAAGTTTCGGCGAAAAAAAGCGCAGGCTTTCGGCGAGATCGGACATACCGCTCCCTCCGCTTTCGACATAGGCGCGGCGGACGATGCGGAAAGTGCGCCGGATGTGCACAGCGCACACGAAGGGGAGGATGGCGGTGCGCCGGATGTGCACAGCGCGTATCCGGCGGCACGCAATTTTCTTTCGGTCGAAAATCTTTCGGTTACCTTTACCGTTTTCCGTGAAGGAAAACGCATCGATGTCTATGCCGTGCGCGGCGTTTCGTTTTCGATGCAGAGGGGCGAAGTGCTCGGCATCGTCGGGGAATCGGGAAGCGGCAAATCGGTGACGGTAAGTGCGATCCCGGATCTCCTTCCGCAAAACACATTTCGATCGGGACGCGTGTATTTCGAAGGGACGGAATTATCTGCGCTCGGTGAAAAAGAGATGCGGGCATTCCGCGGCAAAAAGATCGGCATGATCTTTCAAGAGCCCGCGCTTTCCTTTGATCCGCTGCAAACCGTCGGAAGCGTGTTTTTCGAAGCGCTCCGCACGATTGACAAAAGCTGTACAAAGGATGCTGCGTACGAAAAAGCCGAAGCGCTGTTGAAAGAAGTAGGGCTTCCCGATCCGCGAAAAAGACTTGCAAGTTATCCGCATCAATTTTCGGGCGGCCAGCTGCAAAGGATCGGCATAGCGCTCGCTCTCGCACAGGGCTGCGAACTGCTCATTGCGGACGAGCCGACGACAGCCCTCGACGTGACGATTCAAGCGCAAATCGTTTCACTGCTTGTGCGCCTGCAAAAAGAAAAGGGACTTTCGGTCATCTTTATCAGCCACAATATCGATGTCGTTTCGCGCATCGCAGACCGCATCATCGTCATGTACGGCGGAAAAGTGATGGAAGAGGGTAGCGCCGAATCGATCGTGCGATCCCCCCGCCATCCGTATACGAAAGCGCTCCTCGCATCTTCCGCAAACTTCGGCATGCATTATACGAAAGAGCGCATGAAATCGATTCCGGGAAAAGTATGCGATCCGTCGTGCCCAGAGCGGGGCTGCCCCTTTGCTCCGAGATGCGCCTTTGTGCGCTCATCCTGCGCCACCGACGGAAGGTCGTGCCCTGAGATGAAAATCGACGGAGGAGCAAAAAAATGA
- a CDS encoding ABC transporter permease, with translation MRSTDKINSNNIIAAAFGSLSFPWRRFRKSFPLASYISARFITMLALLFLLGLSMFALMALAPGDIVDRMMTQQIMSSAQSAPSASGAKADNAFSSEQMASLRAEYGLDRPFFVQYWKWLGRVVVHRDLGVSLVSRAPVSFLIKSRLVNSVVLNLISLVCITFTSFLLGVYLASKAGTKLDTAVTFVALFFHAFPGILLLILLQLFASATGLFPVTAYPDFPFSLSPGRFVLSYIHHTFLPLFASFLGGTVATLRMIRATMLDQMGMPYITALRSRGTSEKRVYFNHAFRNTLNPYITGSANLLAGLFSGSLVLEIIFSYPGIGRLMYEAVLQEDINLVLANSMFISFLVLVGMIASDIALAFVDPRIRYGSQ, from the coding sequence ATGCGTAGTACGGATAAAATCAATAGTAACAATATAATCGCTGCCGCCTTCGGCTCGCTTTCGTTTCCGTGGCGGAGGTTTCGAAAAAGTTTTCCGCTCGCGTCGTATATAAGCGCCCGTTTTATCACGATGCTTGCTCTTCTTTTTTTACTCGGCCTTTCGATGTTCGCTCTTATGGCGCTCGCTCCCGGCGATATCGTCGACCGGATGATGACGCAGCAGATCATGTCGAGTGCGCAAAGCGCTCCTTCAGCTTCCGGCGCAAAAGCCGACAACGCGTTTTCTTCCGAACAGATGGCATCCCTCCGCGCGGAGTACGGACTCGACCGTCCCTTTTTCGTGCAGTATTGGAAGTGGCTCGGCCGCGTCGTCGTCCATCGCGATTTGGGCGTGTCTCTCGTTTCTCGTGCACCGGTTTCTTTTTTGATAAAATCGCGCCTGGTCAATTCCGTCGTGCTGAATCTCATTTCGCTCGTGTGCATTACCTTTACGTCTTTTTTGCTCGGCGTCTACCTTGCAAGCAAAGCGGGCACGAAACTCGACACGGCGGTAACTTTCGTCGCACTTTTTTTTCACGCGTTTCCGGGCATACTGCTTTTGATTTTGCTGCAGCTCTTCGCATCGGCTACCGGTCTTTTTCCGGTGACCGCTTATCCCGATTTTCCGTTTTCGCTTTCTCCCGGACGATTTGTGCTTTCTTATATACATCACACATTTCTTCCGCTCTTCGCTTCGTTTTTGGGCGGCACCGTCGCCACGCTCCGCATGATACGCGCGACGATGCTCGATCAAATGGGAATGCCCTATATTACCGCATTGAGATCCCGCGGTACGAGCGAAAAGCGGGTGTACTTCAATCACGCGTTCCGCAATACGCTCAATCCGTATATCACGGGAAGCGCGAATTTGCTTGCGGGTCTTTTTTCCGGTTCTCTCGTGCTTGAAATCATCTTCTCTTATCCGGGCATCGGGCGTCTTATGTATGAAGCGGTTTTGCAGGAAGATATCAATCTCGTGCTTGCGAACAGTATGTTTATTTCGTTCCTCGTTCTCGTCGGTATGATCGCTTCCGATATCGCGCTCGCCTTTGTCGATCCGCGCATCCGCTACGGAAGTCAGTGA
- a CDS encoding ABC transporter substrate-binding protein, with amino-acid sequence MKRIAIFAATLLCVCASCTRVPEMTEKEIDSAIEAMNGEMLSHTRSKPWTGGPYVPGRAGGTWYDSVMTDPKTFNHYIAERDASSSSLIAQTTDFLFDYDPTLRKWSPRAASYAIDIDRQKGTLTLHCTLRDDMYWTYYDSPERIPVTSDDVVFWYDEIAGDKAFQSSGYPQQFMTMDDGSVRHIDIVKIDEKRFDFLFPRIVAEPLLAVNMNICPSFIYRPAKEAGGVDAVKNLFSIASSLRSLPSAGKWYIAEYAPSQRIVLKRNPHYWNKDANGISEPYPEEKVLQIVGDENTDYLLFRQGKLETYQLRPEDVNEAVADQKDFTVYNAEGSLGSSLWSFNQNPVNEEKPFYSWFTKKEFRQAMSCLLNRERIIVQTYRGLAEPMYYFFSRANPYYNPDITLRWRYDVDEAKKILKKCGMEEKGGVLYDSKGALVEFDLAIPSTSTLANDIAQIIADECAKAGIKVNVRQVDFQKLVESLTATYDWQSVIIALGTPLFPSQGSNVWPSSGNLHLWHPLQASPATEWEARIDRLYSKGNYTIDREAAFAIWNEYQRILLDECPVIYLVRPRSFFAIRNRWDQSNVYYDNLNGAMLDYVFLKQ; translated from the coding sequence ATGAAGCGTATAGCGATATTTGCCGCCACTTTGCTTTGCGTCTGTGCTTCGTGCACGCGCGTTCCCGAAATGACCGAAAAAGAAATCGATTCGGCGATTGAAGCGATGAACGGCGAAATGCTTTCGCACACTCGATCGAAGCCGTGGACGGGCGGCCCCTATGTTCCGGGAAGGGCGGGCGGTACGTGGTACGATTCGGTTATGACCGATCCGAAAACGTTCAATCACTATATCGCCGAACGCGACGCCTCTTCGAGTTCCCTTATCGCGCAGACGACCGATTTTCTTTTCGATTACGATCCGACGCTTCGAAAGTGGTCGCCGCGCGCCGCCTCTTACGCGATCGACATCGACAGGCAAAAAGGAACGCTCACGCTGCACTGTACGCTCCGTGACGATATGTACTGGACGTATTACGATTCGCCTGAAAGGATTCCCGTTACGAGCGACGATGTCGTTTTTTGGTATGATGAAATTGCGGGTGACAAAGCCTTTCAAAGCTCCGGTTATCCGCAGCAGTTTATGACGATGGACGACGGTTCCGTCCGCCATATCGATATCGTAAAAATCGATGAAAAGCGTTTCGATTTTCTGTTTCCGCGCATCGTCGCCGAACCCCTCCTTGCAGTCAATATGAATATCTGTCCGTCTTTTATCTATCGTCCGGCAAAAGAGGCGGGCGGCGTCGACGCTGTAAAAAATCTTTTCAGCATCGCGTCTTCCCTGCGATCTCTTCCCTCGGCGGGCAAGTGGTATATCGCAGAATATGCGCCTTCTCAGCGCATCGTACTCAAGCGCAATCCTCACTATTGGAATAAAGACGCAAACGGAATCTCGGAACCTTATCCCGAAGAAAAAGTTTTGCAGATCGTCGGAGATGAAAACACGGATTACCTTTTGTTCCGTCAGGGAAAACTCGAAACGTATCAGCTCCGTCCCGAAGACGTAAACGAAGCGGTCGCCGATCAAAAAGATTTTACGGTGTACAACGCCGAAGGCTCGCTCGGATCTTCTCTGTGGTCGTTCAATCAAAATCCCGTAAACGAAGAAAAACCTTTTTATTCGTGGTTTACGAAAAAGGAATTCCGTCAGGCGATGAGCTGCCTTTTAAATCGAGAGCGCATCATCGTGCAGACGTATCGGGGACTTGCCGAGCCGATGTACTATTTTTTCTCTCGTGCAAATCCGTACTACAATCCCGATATAACGCTCCGTTGGCGCTACGACGTCGACGAGGCAAAAAAAATATTAAAAAAATGCGGCATGGAAGAGAAGGGCGGCGTTCTCTATGATTCGAAAGGTGCTCTTGTCGAATTCGATTTGGCGATTCCGTCGACGAGTACGCTTGCAAACGATATCGCGCAGATCATCGCCGACGAATGTGCAAAGGCGGGCATAAAGGTAAACGTCCGCCAAGTCGATTTTCAAAAGCTCGTCGAATCTTTGACGGCAACTTACGATTGGCAGTCGGTGATCATCGCGCTCGGCACTCCGCTCTTTCCGTCGCAGGGGAGCAACGTGTGGCCCTCGTCCGGAAACCTGCACTTGTGGCACCCGCTGCAGGCATCTCCCGCAACCGAATGGGAAGCGCGTATCGACCGGCTCTACAGTAAGGGAAACTATACGATAGATCGGGAGGCTGCCTTTGCGATTTGGAACGAATACCAGCGGATTTTACTCGACGAGTGTCCCGTCATCTATCTCGTCCGTCCCCGCAGCTTTTTTGCGATTCGAAACCGATGGGATCAGTCGAACGTGTATTACGACAATCTGAACGGTGCGATGCTCGATTACGTTTTTTTAAAACAATAG